In Salinigranum marinum, one DNA window encodes the following:
- a CDS encoding type II CAAX endopeptidase family protein produces the protein MQEPGRISLGRMSVSLGNPWIFFGVTYAVTWSFLLLAIVFGVSFQSAEGVVLQLLALLGPGAAGIGFIYLVYDERGRADFWNRIKQPRRIGVRWFLVILLTPVGVTIVAAVGASLLGSSGTAWGEAVRELSRNPLAILPTLFFATLPPILEEFGWRGYALDRLQMDRSALGASVLLGVVWAVWHLPLFFVEGSFQREFVGFATSGFWLFMIGIVALSVIFTWVYNHTSRSILGIILLHGWVNFVSNTVEVADEYYYPAWVLTAVLITVIWGAKSLRKTGDVPRPPLPTGTSRG, from the coding sequence ATGCAAGAACCAGGGCGCATATCACTCGGTAGGATGTCGGTCTCTCTCGGGAACCCGTGGATATTTTTCGGCGTAACCTACGCCGTCACGTGGAGTTTCTTGCTACTGGCGATCGTTTTCGGAGTGAGCTTTCAGAGTGCCGAGGGCGTGGTGTTGCAGTTGCTGGCACTTCTCGGTCCTGGGGCTGCCGGTATCGGATTCATCTATCTCGTCTACGATGAGCGAGGGCGCGCGGACTTCTGGAATCGAATCAAACAACCCCGCCGAATCGGCGTACGATGGTTCCTGGTCATCCTGCTAACCCCGGTCGGGGTGACGATCGTGGCTGCCGTGGGTGCGTCACTGCTGGGCAGTTCGGGAACTGCCTGGGGTGAGGCCGTTCGGGAGCTGAGTCGTAATCCACTGGCGATCCTGCCGACGCTGTTCTTCGCGACGCTCCCGCCGATCCTCGAAGAGTTCGGATGGCGTGGGTACGCGTTGGACCGGCTTCAGATGGACCGCTCGGCGCTCGGCGCCAGTGTACTGTTAGGCGTCGTCTGGGCAGTCTGGCACCTCCCGTTGTTCTTCGTCGAAGGATCGTTTCAACGCGAGTTCGTCGGATTCGCGACGAGCGGCTTCTGGCTGTTCATGATCGGCATCGTCGCGCTGTCGGTTATTTTCACGTGGGTGTACAACCATACCTCGCGGAGTATCCTTGGCATCATCCTCCTGCACGGATGGGTGAACTTCGTGTCCAATACCGTCGAGGTCGCGGACGAATACTACTACCCGGCCTGGGTCCTGACTGCAGTCCTCATTACGGTAATCTGGGGGGCGAAGAGCTTGAGAAAAACCGGCGACGTGCCCCGTCCACCCCTGCCAACCGGTACGTCCCGTGGCTGA
- a CDS encoding HXXEE domain-containing protein: MTISETVLVLWLLPVSWLVHDLEEIATIDRWSRRWGLRKSDDLTPLQRRLVGVLTSTRRRFTVAVGFVGCVVVGATAAGTFDPNGPGILIYTTILGGYFLHSFVHVGQSIVFRGYTPGLATAISVVIPVSILLYWRLLSAGLVDIGTVRMTGILGLVLFVPFVVGANRLSKRIDRWIV; the protein is encoded by the coding sequence ATGACGATCTCGGAGACTGTACTGGTGCTGTGGCTGCTCCCCGTGAGCTGGCTGGTCCACGATCTCGAAGAGATTGCCACGATCGACAGGTGGTCTCGTCGATGGGGCCTACGGAAGAGTGACGACCTGACGCCACTGCAGCGTCGGCTCGTCGGGGTGCTCACCTCAACACGACGTCGGTTTACCGTTGCCGTCGGGTTCGTCGGCTGTGTCGTCGTCGGGGCGACCGCCGCTGGCACGTTCGACCCGAACGGGCCCGGTATCTTGATATACACCACGATACTCGGTGGCTACTTTCTCCACTCGTTCGTCCACGTGGGACAGTCGATCGTGTTCCGTGGTTATACGCCGGGGCTCGCCACTGCCATCTCGGTCGTGATTCCAGTGTCCATTTTACTCTACTGGCGACTCCTCTCCGCGGGCCTCGTCGATATCGGGACTGTTAGGATGACGGGTATCCTCGGACTCGTCCTGTTCGTTCCGTTCGTGGTCGGGGCAAACAGGCTTTCAAAACGGATCGATCGATGGATTGTGTAA
- a CDS encoding CPBP family intramembrane glutamic endopeptidase, with protein MTTGDGLVARLRKSLNLGGYVVIYLGWAWLFWGLVILSGESVWTFPNVLFFYLGSLSPLLGGITMIRRSDGMAGLRELWDRIRNPRRIRPRWYVVIFLLYPGLTVVAGGLAVLIGATTQPFDPVSTFQRLTNPLSLFAFFGFTVGAGVVEETGSTGYFLDRLMSIWSPVAAGLISGAVWASWHIPFFLMEGYYSQASYQPVVWRFFATFVVLETLYAWIYDNTSRSVLAAVLFHLMINLPGEVLAPSQVVRWYTFFLLVLVTVGVALWRRSKTTEVFG; from the coding sequence ATGACGACTGGCGACGGGCTCGTCGCCCGCCTTCGCAAGAGTCTCAACCTGGGGGGCTACGTCGTCATCTATCTGGGTTGGGCGTGGCTCTTCTGGGGGCTCGTCATCCTCTCGGGCGAGAGCGTCTGGACGTTCCCGAACGTCCTCTTCTTCTATCTCGGGTCGTTGAGCCCGTTGCTCGGGGGAATCACGATGATACGTCGGTCCGATGGGATGGCCGGCCTCCGCGAACTGTGGGACCGGATCCGTAATCCTCGTCGCATCAGACCGCGCTGGTACGTCGTCATCTTCCTACTGTATCCCGGCCTCACGGTCGTCGCTGGTGGGCTTGCCGTACTGATAGGGGCCACGACACAACCGTTCGATCCGGTCTCGACGTTCCAGCGGCTCACGAATCCCCTCAGTCTGTTCGCGTTCTTCGGCTTCACAGTTGGTGCGGGAGTCGTCGAGGAGACGGGCTCCACCGGTTACTTTTTAGACCGACTAATGAGCATCTGGAGTCCGGTCGCCGCTGGCCTCATCAGCGGCGCCGTCTGGGCGAGCTGGCACATCCCGTTCTTCCTGATGGAGGGATACTACAGTCAGGCCTCATACCAGCCGGTCGTCTGGCGCTTCTTCGCGACGTTCGTCGTCCTCGAGACGCTATACGCGTGGATCTACGACAACACCTCCCGGAGCGTCCTCGCCGCCGTCCTATTCCATCTGATGATCAACCTCCCCGGCGAAGTGCTCGCACCATCTCAGGTCGTTCGCTGGTACACGTTCTTCTTGCTGGTGCTCGTGACTGTCGGTGTCGCCCTGTGGCGACGGAGCAAGACGACAGAGGTATTCGGCTGA
- a CDS encoding DUF5518 domain-containing protein, whose protein sequence is MVDQTELRNAAIGAVVTIGLSFTGFSPLFGGGTAGYLQREPPKRGARVGAISGGLATLPIVLILVSGFVLYLGRASVFGLPGGVELAIILFVMFPLLFAWIIGLSAVGGYLGAYLARETQSGRSGAASPKGG, encoded by the coding sequence ATGGTAGATCAAACTGAACTGCGCAACGCGGCAATCGGGGCAGTCGTAACGATCGGCCTCTCGTTCACGGGCTTTTCGCCACTGTTCGGTGGCGGAACAGCCGGATACCTCCAGCGGGAGCCCCCGAAACGCGGTGCGAGGGTCGGCGCCATCTCAGGTGGACTCGCGACTCTCCCCATCGTCCTGATACTGGTCTCCGGGTTCGTGCTGTACCTCGGACGCGCCTCGGTGTTCGGACTTCCTGGTGGCGTGGAGCTGGCGATTATCCTCTTCGTCATGTTTCCGCTGCTGTTCGCCTGGATCATCGGGCTGAGCGCCGTCGGTGGGTATCTGGGCGCATATCTGGCCCGGGAGACCCAGTCGGGGCGCAGTGGAGCCGCGTCCCCGAAAGGCGGATGA
- a CDS encoding type II CAAX endopeptidase family protein — MSSVVTNWIRRHRIAAFFLLAYAISWSLEGVIVLLEMEPSWTWWFIGGFLGPLAPAVAAGVVLYSSGESVREWLVSILRWRVHPKWYVFAIAVPFGIAYASGIVGWLAGDPIDWASFTFDPFSIVLGIVLGTLIGGGQEELGWRGFAQPELQAQYGALRAAIIIGVFWGLWHLPQFVLPGGMRADWPVVLVVSYFTGIVAFSILLAWVFNGSGGSALLAMVMHGADNSTTGRVPLDLDVVLVGDTLNWELLTAMYMSHALLTWGVVGLVLLIAGTSLYARRVERRPTTDPTRISLED; from the coding sequence ATGAGCAGCGTCGTGACGAACTGGATCAGACGACACCGCATCGCCGCGTTCTTTCTCTTGGCGTACGCGATCTCCTGGAGTCTCGAAGGCGTGATCGTTCTGCTCGAGATGGAGCCCTCTTGGACGTGGTGGTTCATCGGCGGCTTCCTCGGCCCGCTCGCCCCGGCAGTCGCGGCTGGCGTCGTCCTCTACAGCAGCGGCGAGAGCGTCCGTGAATGGCTCGTAAGCATCCTCCGCTGGCGGGTCCATCCGAAGTGGTACGTGTTCGCGATCGCAGTCCCGTTCGGTATCGCATACGCGTCGGGTATCGTTGGGTGGCTCGCCGGTGATCCCATCGACTGGGCTTCGTTCACGTTCGACCCGTTCAGTATCGTGCTGGGCATCGTCCTGGGAACCCTGATCGGCGGAGGCCAAGAGGAGCTGGGCTGGCGTGGCTTCGCCCAGCCGGAACTACAAGCGCAGTACGGCGCACTTCGAGCTGCAATCATTATCGGTGTCTTCTGGGGCCTCTGGCACCTCCCACAGTTCGTTCTCCCCGGCGGGATGCGAGCAGATTGGCCTGTCGTTCTCGTCGTCTCCTACTTCACCGGCATCGTCGCGTTCTCGATCCTCTTGGCGTGGGTGTTCAACGGCTCGGGGGGAAGTGCCCTCCTCGCGATGGTGATGCACGGAGCCGACAACTCGACGACCGGCCGAGTTCCGCTCGACCTCGACGTCGTCCTCGTCGGAGACACGCTGAACTGGGAGTTGTTGACGGCGATGTACATGTCCCACGCGCTTCTCACGTGGGGTGTGGTCGGTCTCGTCCTCCTGATCGCGGGGACGAGCCTGTACGCTCGGCGGGTGGAGCGTCGTCCGACGACTGATCCAACGCGAATTTCACTGGAGGATTAA
- a CDS encoding FAD-dependent oxidoreductase: MTLATVPRYDPEQTSDLGAHAVVVGGSVAGLLAARVLTDGFDTVTIIERDSIPDDTSTRRGVPQGQHVHVLETAGRDTFEDLFPGYGEDLISSGGLIIDLMSDFYHYEKGDFLAAGPNRMVMYNATRPLFEEVLRRRVAACDDVDLRSRTQFITYALDETASRVEGVTVRDDSSEESTIPADLIVDASGRASKTPSWLDDHGFEAPAVEEVQIDLAYSTVMVERPRDDRRNFFVPPEPARTRGVGMFPVEDGYWQTTLLGVHGNHPPTEADELITFAEELPISVVAQLLNKHSWVSDEVAHYPFPSNRRLRYEDLDRFPANLVVIGDALCSFNPIYGQGMSVAALEALQLHHTLASAGREGVGLRFFERAAEIVDSPWSIAVGGDFEFPETTGSKPRGTDFINWYLDRLVRAAHSDGRLREALVRVFMLEQPPESLLRPRIVWRVFKSTY; the protein is encoded by the coding sequence ATGACACTCGCAACTGTTCCGCGGTACGACCCCGAACAGACCTCGGACCTCGGGGCCCATGCCGTTGTGGTCGGAGGGAGTGTGGCTGGATTGCTGGCAGCCCGCGTCCTCACCGATGGGTTCGATACCGTCACGATCATCGAACGGGATTCGATCCCCGACGATACATCCACCCGTCGTGGGGTACCCCAGGGCCAGCATGTCCACGTCTTGGAAACTGCTGGGCGAGACACGTTTGAGGACTTGTTCCCAGGATATGGAGAGGACCTCATTTCGTCTGGAGGGCTTATCATCGATCTCATGTCCGACTTTTATCACTACGAGAAGGGCGATTTTCTCGCCGCCGGGCCGAACCGTATGGTCATGTACAACGCGACCCGTCCACTCTTCGAAGAGGTCCTCCGGCGACGAGTTGCTGCATGCGACGACGTTGATCTCCGATCCCGCACCCAGTTCATTACTTATGCACTCGACGAGACAGCTTCCCGCGTCGAGGGCGTAACTGTGCGAGATGACAGTTCAGAGGAATCTACCATCCCCGCCGACCTAATAGTGGATGCCTCCGGGCGGGCGAGCAAGACCCCATCGTGGCTGGACGACCACGGCTTCGAGGCCCCGGCTGTCGAGGAGGTGCAGATCGACTTGGCCTACAGCACCGTGATGGTCGAACGTCCTAGAGACGATCGGCGGAATTTCTTTGTGCCACCTGAACCGGCTCGAACCCGGGGCGTTGGGATGTTTCCAGTCGAAGATGGCTACTGGCAGACGACCCTGCTCGGAGTCCACGGGAACCATCCACCAACGGAGGCGGACGAGTTGATCACGTTTGCGGAAGAACTTCCCATCTCCGTGGTTGCACAGCTCCTCAACAAGCACTCCTGGGTGTCAGACGAAGTCGCTCACTATCCATTTCCGTCCAATCGGCGTCTCAGGTATGAAGACCTCGACAGGTTCCCCGCCAACTTGGTGGTCATCGGGGACGCGCTCTGTAGCTTCAATCCGATCTACGGGCAGGGAATGTCGGTGGCTGCTCTCGAAGCGCTCCAACTCCATCACACGCTGGCGTCTGCTGGGCGGGAGGGTGTCGGACTCCGGTTTTTCGAACGGGCGGCAGAAATCGTCGATAGCCCGTGGTCGATAGCAGTCGGGGGAGACTTCGAGTTCCCTGAAACCACCGGGTCTAAGCCCCGGGGGACTGATTTCATCAACTGGTATCTGGACCGATTGGTGCGGGCAGCCCATTCAGACGGGAGACTCAGAGAAGCGTTAGTTCGGGTGTTCATGTTGGAACAACCTCCTGAGTCGCTGCTACGCCCACGGATTGTGTGGCGTGTATTCAAATCAACGTACTAG
- a CDS encoding FAD-binding oxidoreductase, producing MATTNLEQTTVDSFAKQLRGQVLQLGNDGYDEARSVWNAMIDKEPALIARCTGTADVVAAVDFARDLDLRLAIKGGGHNVAGTALCDDGLVVDLSPMDAVRVDPDTRTARVQAGATIGDLDHETQAFGLATTGGIMSETGVAGLTLGGGLGYLARKYGLAHDNLRSMDVVTAEGELVTASAKEHPELFWGLRGGAGNFGVVTSFEFELHELGPETLTVRLIYPPDQIPETLQFYDEFMREAPNEVGCYAAILEGSPEYGLPEELHGVTLLAFRGLYAGDVSAGREAFQPLREFGDPIDDMTQRIPYTEHQQQADDLYCEGHRNYWKSNFYDEISEGLVETVIEYTASIPSPYSTVFFEWMGGAIAERGHDATAFPHRDRAFAFTVAPKWTDPERDEEHISWAREFHEALEPYAADGVYVNYLSDDETDRVSEAYGERYDRLHALKREWDPDNLFRTNQNIT from the coding sequence ATGGCAACGACCAATTTGGAACAAACGACCGTCGACTCGTTCGCCAAGCAGCTACGCGGACAGGTACTCCAACTCGGCAACGACGGCTACGACGAAGCCCGATCCGTCTGGAACGCGATGATCGACAAGGAACCGGCCCTTATCGCTCGGTGTACCGGTACCGCTGACGTCGTCGCCGCTGTGGATTTCGCCCGTGATCTTGACCTGCGGCTCGCAATCAAGGGAGGCGGGCACAACGTCGCAGGGACGGCCCTGTGTGACGACGGTCTCGTGGTTGACCTGTCACCGATGGATGCGGTCCGCGTCGATCCCGACACACGGACGGCGCGGGTCCAGGCGGGAGCGACGATCGGGGATCTGGACCACGAGACACAGGCGTTCGGCCTCGCCACGACGGGTGGCATCATGTCCGAAACCGGCGTTGCCGGGCTCACCCTCGGCGGTGGCCTCGGGTACCTCGCCCGGAAGTATGGCCTCGCTCACGACAACCTCCGATCGATGGATGTCGTCACGGCCGAGGGCGAACTCGTCACCGCGAGCGCGAAGGAGCACCCGGAACTGTTCTGGGGGCTTCGCGGGGGCGCCGGCAACTTCGGCGTCGTCACGTCGTTCGAGTTCGAACTCCACGAACTCGGCCCCGAGACCCTCACCGTCCGGCTCATATATCCTCCGGACCAGATTCCAGAGACGCTCCAGTTCTACGACGAGTTCATGCGCGAGGCACCGAACGAGGTCGGCTGTTACGCGGCGATACTGGAGGGCAGTCCCGAGTACGGATTGCCCGAGGAGTTACACGGAGTGACGCTGCTGGCGTTCCGGGGGCTGTACGCGGGTGACGTCTCCGCGGGAAGGGAGGCGTTCCAGCCGCTCCGGGAGTTCGGCGATCCGATTGACGACATGACACAACGGATTCCGTACACCGAACACCAGCAACAGGCCGACGATCTCTACTGCGAGGGCCACCGGAACTACTGGAAGTCGAACTTCTACGACGAGATCTCCGAAGGACTCGTCGAGACGGTGATCGAGTACACGGCGTCGATCCCGTCGCCGTACTCGACGGTGTTCTTCGAGTGGATGGGGGGCGCGATCGCCGAGCGCGGCCACGACGCGACTGCCTTCCCACACCGCGACCGGGCGTTCGCGTTCACCGTCGCCCCGAAGTGGACTGACCCCGAGCGGGACGAGGAACACATTAGCTGGGCGCGTGAGTTCCACGAGGCATTGGAACCGTACGCGGCCGACGGCGTCTACGTGAACTACCTCAGTGACGACGAAACCGACCGAGTTTCCGAGGCGTACGGGGAGCGGTACGACCGCCTCCACGCCCTCAAACGGGAGTGGGACCCTGACAACCTGTTCCGCACGAACCAGAACATTACATAA
- a CDS encoding transposase has protein sequence MLEVHRTHRAKILNHSQVEEPLDRHGWSASKLWNVANYHSRQVWDETGEIPDHGDLKDELKGHIKYKGLHSQSSQRVLEELAEAFNSWDGKRKSDSRANPPGYRKKNYYDDHGNRVHEEHPRSTVTWKQNGIKHDTKNNRVRLSKGANHKEHPRAWEYILVEYETRPGVTVENLQQVRAVYDKAKGRWELHLVCKAEVETPNAPGEETAGIDLGICNFAAVAYSTEEADLYPGNRLRQDGYSFPKEIAKCDDSGGQEATRLHAKWSERRTHFFHSLAKHIVERCIEKGVCHINIGELAGVREEDDNDESKNWGRHGNLDLHGWAFDRFSNILEYKATVEGIEVVEVSERDTSKTCCVCGREDDSQRVERGLYVCEKCDAAFNADVNGAENIRLDINQSNSESSGQLSGDRSTGWLAQPGVYLHDLSRGFQPRTEVVDAKP, from the coding sequence ATGCTGGAAGTCCACCGCACTCACCGAGCGAAAATCCTCAACCACAGTCAGGTAGAGGAACCGCTCGACCGGCACGGGTGGTCGGCCAGCAAGCTCTGGAACGTCGCCAATTACCATTCCCGCCAAGTGTGGGATGAAACCGGCGAGATTCCTGACCACGGCGACCTCAAAGACGAGTTGAAAGGTCACATCAAATACAAAGGACTGCACTCACAGTCCAGTCAGCGCGTTCTGGAGGAACTCGCTGAAGCCTTCAACTCGTGGGACGGCAAGAGGAAGTCAGACAGTCGAGCGAACCCGCCCGGCTACCGCAAGAAAAACTACTACGACGACCACGGCAACCGCGTCCACGAAGAACACCCCCGTTCGACGGTGACGTGGAAGCAGAACGGCATCAAACACGACACCAAGAACAACCGTGTCCGACTTTCAAAGGGCGCGAATCACAAGGAACACCCCCGAGCGTGGGAATACATCCTTGTCGAATACGAGACGCGGCCCGGAGTCACGGTCGAGAATCTCCAGCAGGTCAGAGCCGTCTACGACAAGGCAAAGGGACGCTGGGAACTCCACCTTGTCTGCAAAGCCGAAGTAGAGACGCCCAACGCACCCGGCGAGGAGACGGCGGGTATCGACCTCGGCATCTGTAACTTCGCGGCGGTCGCGTACAGTACCGAGGAAGCCGACTTGTACCCCGGCAATCGCTTGAGACAGGACGGCTACTCCTTCCCGAAGGAAATCGCCAAGTGCGACGACTCGGGGGGTCAAGAAGCCACTCGACTCCACGCGAAGTGGTCGGAGCGCCGTACTCACTTCTTCCACAGCCTCGCTAAACACATCGTTGAACGGTGTATCGAGAAGGGAGTGTGTCACATCAACATCGGAGAACTCGCTGGAGTCCGCGAAGAGGACGATAACGACGAGTCGAAGAACTGGGGGCGGCACGGCAATCTCGACCTGCACGGGTGGGCGTTCGATAGGTTCTCGAACATCCTCGAATACAAGGCGACGGTTGAGGGCATCGAAGTCGTAGAAGTGTCCGAGCGCGACACGAGTAAGACGTGTTGCGTGTGCGGTAGAGAAGACGACAGTCAGCGCGTTGAGCGTGGCTTGTACGTGTGTGAGAAGTGTGACGCGGCGTTCAACGCTGACGTGAACGGGGCGGAGAACATCCGTCTCGACATCAATCAAAGTAACTCCGAGTCATCCGGGCAGTTGTCCGGGGATAGGAGTACCGGCTGGTTGGCACAGCCCGGAGTCTATCTTCACGACCTCTCCCGAGGATTCCAACCTCGGACAGAGGTGGTAGACGCCAAACCCTAA
- a CDS encoding glycerol dehydrogenase yields MTRSFVSPPRYIQAAGAVDQLGSHVDRLGTTALLVTDGLVRDLIADPVRRSFSTTRAEFHVALFDGPCTESEIARLSAIAREREADVVVGAGGGNAIDVAKGVRGRVGGALVSLPTVASSDAPTSGISVTYSDDGRIAGGIVHDRRPELVLVDTDVVTAAPTRWFVSGVGDALATRFEAAATVESGGQTVAGGPPTRAGVALAEECYEAVRANAPAAVEAVDAGTVTAAVEETVEAIILLSGLGFENGGLAGAHAVHDGIVAAVETTATHGEMVCFGLLAQLVLEEIPTAKLRDIARFASDVGLPVTLDGIGASTDHVEAIAAAACRDGTTIGNQPGDPTPADVAAALRGADECGRSL; encoded by the coding sequence ATGACACGCTCTTTCGTCTCTCCTCCTCGCTACATCCAGGCCGCGGGGGCCGTCGACCAGCTCGGCTCTCACGTGGACCGTCTCGGCACGACCGCGCTTCTCGTCACCGACGGCCTCGTCCGTGACCTCATCGCCGATCCGGTCCGCCGTTCGTTCTCGACGACACGGGCGGAGTTTCACGTCGCCCTCTTCGACGGCCCGTGTACGGAATCCGAGATCGCTCGCCTCTCGGCGATCGCTCGCGAGCGGGAGGCCGACGTCGTCGTCGGAGCCGGTGGGGGAAACGCGATCGACGTGGCGAAGGGCGTCCGTGGGCGGGTCGGTGGGGCGCTCGTCTCGCTCCCGACGGTCGCCTCGAGCGACGCACCGACGAGCGGGATCTCGGTGACGTACTCCGACGACGGCCGGATCGCGGGCGGTATCGTACACGACAGGCGGCCGGAGCTGGTTCTCGTCGACACTGATGTCGTGACGGCGGCTCCGACTCGGTGGTTCGTCTCGGGCGTCGGTGACGCGCTCGCCACGCGGTTCGAGGCTGCCGCGACCGTCGAGAGCGGTGGGCAGACCGTCGCGGGCGGGCCACCAACGAGAGCGGGTGTCGCACTCGCCGAGGAGTGTTACGAAGCCGTCCGCGCGAACGCGCCCGCGGCCGTCGAGGCGGTGGACGCGGGAACCGTCACGGCTGCCGTCGAAGAGACCGTCGAAGCGATCATCCTTCTCTCGGGGCTGGGCTTCGAGAACGGTGGGCTCGCCGGCGCACACGCGGTCCACGACGGGATCGTGGCCGCGGTCGAAACCACCGCCACCCACGGCGAGATGGTGTGCTTCGGCCTGCTCGCACAGCTCGTCCTCGAGGAGATACCGACCGCAAAGCTCCGCGATATCGCCCGGTTCGCCAGCGACGTGGGTCTCCCAGTGACGCTCGACGGGATCGGCGCGTCCACGGACCACGTCGAAGCCATCGCCGCGGCGGCCTGCAGGGATGGGACGACCATCGGCAACCAGCCGGGTGACCCGACGCCGGCGGACGTGGCGGCGGCACTGCGCGGCGCGGACGAGTGTGGACGGTCGCTGTAG
- a CDS encoding IclR family transcriptional regulator domain-containing protein, which translates to MDGTNGDGAGRMVQTARTTFRVLDEVSARERAGVTELATALEMSKSAVHRHLATLVAEGRIEKHDGEYRRSLRETEGLTAAFAVVEALKGLSGATPGEIASELDRSEATVEHYLSWLERNGYVTRRGDVYKNGLKFLDIGERVKYDTGIFDIAAEQVDHLAEESGELALLSVLEHGQNVLLYKASGNDAIQTAHEIGLREPLHCSGLGKAILSELPRDQVERIVDEHGLPVFTEQTITDREELFEELDRTSDRGYAIDRQEAKPGIRCVAAPVVTEERELYGAVSVTAPKSRMQGDRFEERIPELVTGAANVIEVNSIYL; encoded by the coding sequence ATGGACGGAACGAACGGCGACGGGGCGGGACGCATGGTACAGACAGCCCGGACGACGTTCCGCGTGCTGGACGAGGTGAGTGCGCGGGAACGGGCCGGCGTCACCGAACTCGCGACCGCGCTGGAGATGTCGAAGAGCGCCGTCCACCGCCATCTCGCGACGCTCGTCGCGGAGGGGCGTATCGAGAAACACGACGGCGAGTACCGACGCTCACTGCGGGAGACGGAGGGCCTTACCGCGGCGTTCGCCGTCGTCGAAGCCCTGAAAGGGCTCAGCGGGGCTACTCCGGGAGAGATCGCGTCGGAACTCGACCGCTCCGAGGCCACGGTCGAACACTACCTCTCGTGGCTCGAACGGAACGGCTACGTCACCCGACGGGGCGACGTCTACAAGAACGGCCTGAAGTTCCTCGACATCGGCGAGCGCGTGAAGTACGACACCGGCATCTTCGACATCGCGGCCGAACAGGTCGACCACCTCGCCGAAGAGAGCGGCGAACTCGCGCTCTTGAGCGTCCTCGAACACGGGCAGAACGTCCTCCTGTACAAGGCGAGCGGGAACGACGCGATCCAGACGGCCCACGAGATCGGCCTCCGAGAGCCGCTCCACTGTAGCGGGCTCGGCAAGGCGATCCTCTCGGAACTCCCCCGCGACCAGGTCGAACGGATCGTCGACGAACACGGCCTGCCCGTGTTCACGGAACAGACGATCACGGACCGTGAGGAGCTGTTCGAGGAACTCGATCGAACCAGTGACCGAGGGTACGCGATCGATCGGCAGGAGGCGAAGCCGGGCATTCGGTGCGTTGCAGCGCCCGTCGTCACGGAAGAACGCGAACTCTACGGCGCGGTGAGCGTGACCGCACCGAAGAGTCGGATGCAGGGTGATCGGTTCGAGGAGCGGATACCCGAACTCGTCACTGGTGCGGCGAACGTCATCGAGGTGAACTCGATCTACCTCTGA